One Fusobacterium russii ATCC 25533 genomic region harbors:
- a CDS encoding M48 family metallopeptidase produces the protein MDYDIREKRIKNFIIRIYPDSKIKVSVPIGATKREIENFLDSKKKWIDNTLEKIAVKKIASKKNSEKILGNFKNKRIIKSDLNMIRLSEKNIYIYHNLEEIESNEVEKRIEKWKLDELNMILKSYLDRYLIILNTKINGYKIKKMTSAWGIYHPRKNYITFNFLLIEKNIKCIEYVVLHELCHIFFQNHKKEFWNLVEKHMYDYKIYRKLLKQ, from the coding sequence ATGGATTATGATATAAGAGAAAAGAGAATCAAAAATTTCATAATTAGAATATATCCTGATAGCAAAATAAAGGTTTCTGTACCTATAGGAGCTACAAAAAGAGAAATTGAAAATTTTTTAGATTCTAAAAAGAAATGGATAGATAATACTTTAGAAAAAATTGCTGTAAAAAAAATTGCTAGTAAAAAAAATTCTGAAAAAATTTTAGGAAATTTTAAAAATAAGCGGATAATAAAATCAGATCTAAACATGATAAGACTAAGTGAAAAAAATATTTATATTTATCACAATTTAGAAGAGATTGAAAGTAACGAAGTGGAAAAGAGAATAGAAAAATGGAAATTAGATGAATTAAATATGATTTTAAAATCATATTTAGATAGATATCTAATAATTTTAAATACAAAAATAAATGGTTATAAAATAAAAAAAATGACCTCTGCATGGGGAATTTATCACCCAAGGAAAAATTATATAACATTTAATTTTCTTTTGATAGAAAAAAATATAAAGTGTATTGAATATGTTGTATTACACGAATTATGCCATATATTCTTTCAAAATCATAAAAAAGAATTTTGGAATTTAGTTGAAAAGCATATGTATGATTATAAAATATATAGGAAACTTTTAAAGCAATAA
- a CDS encoding DUF4198 domain-containing protein — MSTKKILLASIFSCLSITAFSHFQMIYTKDSDISGKTSVPFELIFTHPADGVEAHSMDIGKDNNGKIQPVVEFFSVHNEAKNDLKKFLVPSKFGAEKKVTSYKFNLDKNSGLKGGGDWGLVFVPAPYYEESEDIYIQQVTKVFVNKDEIPTDWSARIAEGYPEIVPLSNPITWENQIFRAQVVDSKGKAVPNAEIEVEYLNAEIKNSMFTGKNREDKAATVIYADENGYFSFVPVHKGYWGFAALGAAGELKHNGKELSQDAVLWIEAK, encoded by the coding sequence ATGTCAACAAAAAAAATCTTGTTAGCAAGTATATTTTCTTGTTTATCAATTACTGCTTTTTCACATTTTCAAATGATTTACACTAAAGATTCAGATATAAGTGGAAAAACATCTGTTCCATTTGAATTAATATTCACTCATCCGGCGGATGGAGTAGAAGCACATAGTATGGATATTGGTAAGGATAATAATGGAAAAATACAACCAGTAGTTGAGTTCTTTTCAGTTCATAACGAAGCAAAGAATGATTTAAAAAAATTCTTAGTTCCGTCAAAATTTGGTGCAGAAAAAAAAGTAACTTCATATAAATTTAATTTGGATAAAAATTCTGGATTGAAAGGTGGAGGAGATTGGGGACTAGTATTTGTACCTGCTCCATACTATGAAGAATCTGAAGATATATATATACAACAAGTAACAAAAGTTTTTGTTAATAAAGATGAAATTCCAACTGATTGGTCTGCAAGAATAGCTGAAGGATATCCAGAAATTGTTCCACTTTCTAATCCTATAACTTGGGAAAATCAAATTTTTAGAGCACAAGTTGTGGATTCAAAAGGAAAGGCTGTTCCTAATGCTGAGATTGAAGTTGAATACCTAAATGCTGAAATAAAAAATTCTATGTTTACAGGTAAAAATAGAGAAGATAAAGCCGCTACAGTTATTTATGCAGATGAAAATGGATATTTTTCTTTTGTTCCAGTTCATAAAGGATATTGGGGATTTGCCGCTTTAGGAGCTGCCGGAGAATTAAAACATAATGGAAAAGAATTATCACAAGACGCTGTTCTTTGGATAGAAGCAAAATAA
- a CDS encoding nucleotidyl transferase AbiEii/AbiGii toxin family protein, translating into MSRLLEISNEELELVIQNTADKLNMSKAIVEKDLWVCVILKYLFSRFEYKDAIVFKGGTSLSKVYKLIERFSEDIDLALDWKVLGYGKTEPYEDRSNTKQLKFNDKLNEDTKVFLRDEFLPVLQNDFKEILNNKKHSFYIDEFDGQTICFDYPKNHKNNSILQVIRLEIGSLAESIPASNQKIKTYIEEVYPEVFDENIEVIVVDSLRTFYEKITILHREANRVNGNYPTRYSRHFYDVYKMILTDIREKSFENIDLLKIVINFKKKFYASNWAKYDDIMNGNLKLIPSKKGLEIFSKDYDSMKNMLFGEKIPFDKIVDVLKEYEKELNDITKNK; encoded by the coding sequence ATGAGTAGATTATTAGAAATATCAAATGAAGAATTAGAGCTTGTTATACAAAACACTGCAGATAAACTCAATATGTCGAAAGCTATTGTAGAAAAGGACTTGTGGGTCTGTGTAATTTTAAAATATCTGTTTAGTAGATTTGAATACAAGGATGCTATTGTCTTTAAAGGTGGAACAAGTCTATCTAAAGTTTATAAGTTGATTGAAAGATTTTCAGAAGATATAGACCTTGCATTAGATTGGAAGGTTTTAGGATATGGTAAAACAGAACCTTATGAAGATAGAAGTAATACTAAGCAATTAAAATTCAATGATAAATTAAATGAAGATACAAAAGTATTTCTTCGAGATGAATTTTTACCTGTTCTGCAGAATGATTTTAAAGAGATACTAAATAATAAAAAGCATAGTTTTTATATTGATGAATTTGACGGACAGACAATATGCTTTGACTATCCTAAAAATCATAAAAATAACTCAATACTACAAGTAATAAGATTAGAAATCGGAAGTTTAGCAGAATCAATTCCTGCAAGCAATCAAAAAATAAAAACTTATATTGAAGAAGTCTACCCTGAAGTATTTGATGAAAATATAGAGGTCATAGTTGTAGATAGCTTAAGAACCTTTTATGAAAAGATAACTATACTTCATAGAGAAGCAAATCGAGTGAATGGAAATTATCCGACAAGGTATTCAAGACACTTTTACGATGTTTATAAAATGATTCTAACGGATATTAGAGAAAAAAGCTTTGAAAACATAGACTTACTAAAAATAGTCATTAATTTTAAGAAAAAATTCTATGCAAGCAATTGGGCGAAATATGATGATATAATGAATGGGAATTTAAAGTTAATACCATCAAAGAAAGGATTAGAAATCTTTTCAAAGGACTATGATAGTATGAAAAATATGTTGTTTGGAGAAAAGATTCCTTTTGACAAAATTGTTGATGTACTTAAAGAATATGAGAAAGAGTTGAATGATATTACAAAAAATAAGTAA
- a CDS encoding DUF6088 family protein — MLTVRNQIESIMSKNQGKIFSIHDFYNLGTKNTIKSILYRLNEEKKITRLIDGLYIKPKYSEILNEYSYPDPSEVAEKLAEKFSWTIAPTKDTALNYTGLSTQVPNEYIYISDGVYREYLYRDKKIIFKHTTNRNITSYSKELSILIQAIKALGKDNISEKDIKKLAIFAKAIKEDLKQDTLKLPFWIQEVLEKIQEIKHE; from the coding sequence ATGTTAACTGTAAGAAACCAAATAGAAAGCATTATGTCAAAAAATCAAGGTAAAATATTTTCAATTCATGATTTCTATAATTTAGGAACAAAGAATACAATTAAGTCTATCTTATATAGATTAAATGAAGAAAAGAAGATTACAAGGCTTATTGATGGACTATATATAAAACCGAAATATAGTGAGATTTTAAATGAGTATTCCTACCCTGATCCAAGTGAGGTTGCTGAAAAGCTTGCAGAAAAATTTTCGTGGACAATAGCTCCTACAAAAGATACAGCCCTAAACTATACTGGCTTATCTACTCAAGTACCTAATGAATATATCTATATTTCAGATGGTGTATATAGAGAGTATTTGTATAGAGATAAAAAGATTATCTTTAAACACACAACAAATAGAAACATAACATCTTACTCCAAAGAACTTTCTATTCTCATACAGGCAATTAAGGCATTAGGAAAAGATAACATTAGCGAAAAGGATATTAAAAAACTTGCTATTTTTGCCAAGGCTATTAAGGAAGATTTAAAACAAGACACTTTAAAACTGCCTTTTTGGATACAAGAAGTTTTAGAAAAAATACAGGAGATTAAGCATGAGTAG
- a CDS encoding dicarboxylate/amino acid:cation symporter has protein sequence MEKKGDTLILKLVIAVIIGIAVGIFSNEKIISIILPIKFFLGELIFFAVPLIIIGFIAPSITQLKSNASKMLGTMIGLSYISSVGAALMSTIAGFVIIPKLHIISDVEGLKELPKILFKVQIPPAISVMGALVLSLLIGLSVVWTQAKQIEGILMEFNKIMLEIVNKIIIPILPIFIATTFAGLAYEGSITKQFPVFLKVILIVLIGHYIWIALLYTIAGIVSKQNPWKLLKHYGPAYLTAVGTMSSAATLPVSLKCVRKAAVLDDEITNFAIPLGATTHLCGSVLTETFFVMVVSQILYGTLPSFGTMILFIVLLGIFAVGAPGVPGGTVLASLGIIVSVLGFDENGTALILTIFALQDSFGTACNITGDGALALILNGIFKKKQ, from the coding sequence ATGGAAAAAAAAGGAGATACTTTAATTTTAAAATTGGTCATTGCTGTTATTATTGGTATAGCTGTTGGAATCTTTTCAAATGAAAAAATTATATCTATAATATTACCAATAAAGTTTTTTTTAGGAGAATTAATTTTCTTTGCAGTTCCTCTTATTATTATAGGATTTATTGCTCCATCTATAACGCAATTAAAATCAAATGCAAGCAAAATGCTAGGAACTATGATAGGTCTATCTTATATATCATCAGTTGGAGCTGCACTGATGTCGACAATTGCCGGTTTTGTCATTATTCCTAAATTGCATATTATTTCCGATGTTGAAGGTTTAAAAGAACTGCCAAAAATTTTATTCAAAGTACAAATTCCACCTGCAATTTCGGTGATGGGTGCCTTGGTTTTATCTTTACTTATAGGACTTTCAGTTGTTTGGACACAAGCTAAACAAATAGAAGGTATCTTGATGGAATTTAATAAAATTATGCTTGAAATTGTAAATAAAATAATTATACCTATTCTACCTATATTCATAGCTACAACTTTTGCTGGCTTGGCTTATGAAGGTAGTATTACAAAACAATTCCCTGTATTTTTAAAAGTTATACTAATAGTCTTAATTGGTCATTATATTTGGATTGCATTACTATATACTATTGCTGGAATAGTTTCAAAGCAAAATCCTTGGAAACTTTTAAAACATTATGGACCAGCTTATTTAACTGCTGTAGGTACTATGTCATCAGCTGCCACTTTACCGGTTAGCTTAAAGTGTGTTAGAAAAGCTGCAGTCCTAGATGATGAAATTACAAATTTTGCTATTCCTCTAGGTGCTACAACTCACTTATGTGGCTCGGTATTGACTGAAACATTCTTTGTTATGGTAGTTTCTCAAATACTTTATGGTACTTTACCATCTTTTGGAACTATGATTTTATTTATAGTATTACTTGGTATTTTTGCAGTAGGAGCCCCTGGTGTTCCTGGTGGAACTGTCCTTGCATCACTTGGAATAATTGTTTCTGTTTTAGGTTTTGATGAAAATGGAACTGCACTTATACTGACTATTTTCGCACTTCAAGATAGTTTCGGTACTGCATGTAATATAACTGGTGATGGTGCTCTTGCTCTTATCTTAAATGGTATTTTTAAAAAGAAACAATAA
- a CDS encoding serine dehydratase subunit alpha family protein has translation MDDIGKILRILEEEIVPAEGCTEPIAIAYAAAKARKILGTTPTKVDIYLSGNIIKNVKSVTIPNSGGMVGIEVSVAMGLIAGDSDKELMVISDVSEKKLEEVREYLDKKIIRTHAHPADIKLYIRVEIANNNDNVLLEIKHTHTNITRIEKNGKILLNQICNDGDFNSSLTDRKILSVKKIYDLTKTIDIKLIKPIFQKVIRFNSAIAEEGLEGKYGVNIGKMILENIEKGIYGNDIRNKAASYAGAGSDARMSGCALPVMTTSGSGNQGMTASLPIIKFAAEEKLSEEELIRGLFMSHLMTIHIKTNVGRLSAYCGAICASAGVAASLTYLYGGTYKMVCASITNILGNLSGVICDGAKASCAMKISSGIYSAFDAAMLALQMDTLNPRDGIIGDNVEETIINVGNLAQAGMRGTDEVILDIMTKE, from the coding sequence ATGGATGATATAGGAAAAATTCTAAGGATTTTAGAAGAAGAAATTGTCCCTGCAGAAGGCTGTACTGAACCAATAGCAATAGCTTATGCAGCAGCGAAAGCTAGAAAAATTTTAGGAACTACACCTACAAAAGTTGATATCTATCTTTCTGGAAATATTATAAAAAATGTTAAAAGCGTTACTATACCGAATAGTGGTGGCATGGTTGGAATAGAAGTATCTGTTGCAATGGGTCTTATAGCTGGTGATAGTGATAAAGAACTTATGGTCATAAGTGATGTAAGTGAAAAAAAATTAGAAGAAGTAAGAGAATATTTAGACAAAAAAATAATAAGAACACATGCTCATCCGGCTGATATAAAACTTTATATAAGAGTTGAAATTGCAAATAACAATGATAATGTATTATTAGAAATAAAGCATACTCACACTAATATAACCAGAATAGAAAAAAATGGGAAAATTTTATTGAATCAAATATGTAATGATGGAGATTTCAATTCATCGCTTACTGATAGAAAGATTTTATCAGTAAAAAAAATATATGATTTGACAAAAACTATTGATATAAAATTAATAAAACCTATTTTTCAAAAAGTCATTAGATTCAATTCTGCAATAGCTGAAGAAGGACTTGAAGGTAAATATGGAGTGAACATAGGTAAGATGATACTGGAAAATATAGAAAAAGGTATCTATGGAAATGATATTAGAAATAAGGCAGCAAGCTATGCAGGTGCAGGTAGCGATGCAAGAATGAGTGGCTGTGCACTACCGGTTATGACAACAAGTGGAAGTGGAAATCAGGGAATGACAGCATCTTTACCGATTATAAAATTTGCTGCTGAAGAAAAGCTAAGTGAGGAAGAACTGATAAGAGGGCTTTTTATGTCACATCTTATGACTATACATATTAAAACAAATGTTGGAAGACTTTCTGCATATTGTGGTGCTATATGTGCTTCTGCTGGTGTTGCAGCTTCTCTTACTTATTTGTATGGTGGGACATATAAAATGGTTTGTGCCTCAATAACCAATATATTGGGGAATTTATCTGGTGTTATTTGCGATGGAGCAAAAGCATCATGTGCTATGAAGATATCTTCCGGTATATATTCAGCTTTTGATGCAGCTATGTTGGCTTTACAAATGGATACTTTAAATCCCAGAGATGGTATAATAGGCGACAATGTAGAGGAAACCATAATAAATGTAGGAAATCTTGCCCAAGCTGGAATGCGTGGAACTGATGAAGTTATCTTAGATATTATGACTAAGGAATAA
- a CDS encoding DUF6612 family protein codes for MKKFFKSLSLVFLLSLFSIFIVRCGKEEKPSKEEIIERFVENSKNIKSAAFFSKIIMKEDNINDIELNMEATVIAEPFNMKISTTMPVHSQKMQMYIKEEYVYIFNPVTNQWNKYHNKELNDYVKKSLDDSNEIYDILKNNMDKISLEEEKDYYSIKITEGTSLFKDAIKKQLVGLNLEDKNIFDSFPIENLLLSYVIDKKTYLPISSYNEFDIRIEGSKKNMSIETKFENINKIKKIKLPKEALEAIEI; via the coding sequence ATGAAAAAATTTTTTAAATCTCTCTCTTTGGTATTTTTGCTTTCTTTATTTTCTATTTTTATAGTAAGATGTGGCAAAGAGGAAAAACCTTCTAAAGAAGAAATTATAGAAAGATTTGTAGAAAATTCCAAAAATATAAAAAGTGCAGCTTTCTTCAGTAAAATAATAATGAAAGAAGATAATATTAATGATATAGAATTGAATATGGAAGCTACGGTTATAGCAGAGCCTTTCAATATGAAGATAAGTACAACTATGCCTGTTCATTCTCAGAAAATGCAAATGTATATAAAAGAGGAATATGTATATATTTTTAACCCAGTTACAAATCAATGGAATAAATATCATAATAAAGAATTAAATGATTATGTAAAAAAATCTTTAGATGATAGTAACGAAATATATGATATTTTAAAAAATAATATGGATAAAATATCTTTAGAAGAAGAAAAGGATTACTACAGCATTAAGATAACGGAAGGAACTTCTCTCTTCAAGGATGCTATTAAAAAACAGCTTGTAGGTTTAAATTTAGAAGATAAAAATATTTTTGATAGTTTTCCCATTGAAAATCTTTTACTTAGCTATGTAATTGATAAGAAAACATATCTTCCAATTTCCTCATATAATGAATTTGATATACGTATAGAAGGAAGTAAAAAAAATATGAGTATAGAAACAAAATTTGAAAATATAAATAAAATTAAAAAGATTAAATTACCTAAAGAAGCGTTGGAAGCAATTGAGATATAA
- a CDS encoding tyrosine-type recombinase/integrase, with amino-acid sequence MNVKIKEDNELIISHRKKRNKENKKTIFEIYKSEKTIKDYIFYLKDFLHFIYEGENEFDSSEVISLMQNIEKEDIDSYIVHLFEDRKLKKTSVNKILSALKSLYKELESKGLNNPIKYTKLFKVNRDIENVLKLSISDIKNIIGLYKIDSEKKYRNITILYTLFYTGMRSKELLTLKFAHYLKREDNYFFKLIETKSGKDIYKPIHNLLVIKLEEYKKYLASLYNLKENELDDYYIFSSSFQDKKQLSYRALNEIIQDMGKLINKDISPHNIRHAIATELSLNGADILEIRDFLGHSDTKVTEVYINARSILEKKVLEKLPDIKLD; translated from the coding sequence ATGAATGTAAAAATAAAAGAAGACAATGAGCTTATAATCAGTCATAGAAAAAAAAGAAATAAAGAAAACAAAAAAACTATATTTGAAATATATAAATCTGAAAAAACTATAAAGGATTATATTTTTTATTTAAAAGATTTTCTGCATTTTATATATGAAGGAGAGAATGAGTTTGATTCTTCAGAGGTTATTTCTCTTATGCAAAATATTGAAAAAGAAGATATAGATTCTTATATAGTTCATCTTTTTGAGGATAGAAAACTTAAAAAAACTTCAGTGAATAAAATCTTATCTGCATTAAAATCTCTATATAAAGAGCTAGAAAGTAAAGGATTGAATAATCCGATTAAATATACCAAACTTTTTAAAGTAAATAGAGATATAGAAAATGTTTTGAAATTATCTATAAGTGATATAAAAAATATTATCGGACTTTATAAAATAGATAGTGAAAAAAAATATAGAAATATAACTATACTTTACACTTTATTTTATACAGGAATGAGAAGCAAAGAATTACTAACATTAAAATTTGCACACTATTTAAAAAGAGAAGACAATTACTTCTTCAAATTAATAGAAACTAAAAGTGGAAAAGATATATATAAACCAATACATAATCTACTAGTTATAAAATTGGAGGAATATAAAAAATATTTAGCTTCTCTATATAATTTAAAGGAAAACGAGCTGGATGATTACTATATTTTTTCCAGTTCATTTCAAGATAAAAAACAACTTTCATATAGGGCATTAAATGAAATAATACAGGATATGGGAAAATTAATAAATAAAGATATCAGTCCACATAATATAAGGCATGCTATTGCCACTGAACTTTCTCTAAATGGTGCAGATATTTTAGAAATAAGAGATTTCCTTGGTCATTCAGATACTAAGGTAACAGAGGTCTACATAAATGCAAGATCTATCCTAGAGAAAAAAGTCTTAGAAAAATTACCTGATATAAAATTAGACTAA
- a CDS encoding SanA/YdcF family protein has product MKIIKFFIKSSLYILLLVIAINIYMLIKTYFYILIEKDLEKKNKKVEAILILGAGVYTDRPSYILEERLQTGINLYKKGIAPKIIMTGDHGKIHYNEVQVMKDYAIERGVPSEDIFMDHAGFSTYESMARLNKIFNVKSAIIVTQKYHLPRALYLARAFKIDVLGVPANKKRYRGQWYRSSREFLARTKDFFIAHIKPKWYIGGELIPLNQSGDITND; this is encoded by the coding sequence ATGAAAATAATTAAATTTTTTATAAAGTCTTCTCTTTATATTCTATTGCTTGTAATTGCTATCAATATATATATGCTTATAAAAACTTATTTCTATATCCTTATAGAAAAAGATTTGGAAAAGAAAAATAAAAAAGTTGAAGCAATTCTTATACTTGGTGCTGGAGTATATACAGATAGACCAAGTTATATTTTGGAAGAAAGACTTCAAACAGGAATAAACTTATATAAAAAAGGAATTGCTCCTAAGATAATAATGACAGGAGATCATGGAAAAATTCATTATAATGAAGTACAAGTAATGAAAGACTATGCAATAGAGAGAGGAGTGCCTTCTGAAGACATATTTATGGATCATGCCGGTTTTTCAACTTATGAAAGTATGGCTAGGTTAAATAAAATTTTTAATGTTAAATCTGCGATAATAGTAACACAGAAATACCATTTGCCTAGAGCTTTATACTTAGCTAGGGCTTTTAAAATAGATGTGTTGGGAGTTCCTGCAAATAAAAAAAGATATAGGGGACAGTGGTATAGAAGCAGTAGAGAATTCTTAGCAAGGACTAAAGATTTTTTTATAGCCCATATAAAACCAAAATGGTATATAGGCGGTGAGCTTATTCCGCTAAATCAATCAGGGGATATAACTAATGATTAG
- a CDS encoding peptidylprolyl isomerase — translation MKKIFKLLTIVFTVLIFASCSNSMKKVTSIFKSNTNYNNITATFVTTQGEINFYLYPEAAPITVANFINLAKRGYYDNTKFTRAVENFVIQGGDPTGTGYGGPGYTIPDEIVNWLDFYQQGMLAMANAGPNTGGSQFFFTYYPAEWLNGIHTIFGEVKSEADFLKIKKLELGDVIKEIRFSKNADLILSLNKHFIEEWNNILDQTYPNLRKYPIKDATFEEEQAYKEELERIYTRKLDDKKQNSFEYPTTKAIRGIFNKLGNYTPKESVISE, via the coding sequence ATGAAAAAAATTTTTAAATTATTAACAATAGTATTTACAGTCTTAATTTTTGCAAGTTGTTCAAATTCAATGAAAAAGGTCACAAGTATTTTTAAATCAAATACAAATTATAACAATATTACTGCTACTTTTGTAACTACTCAAGGAGAAATTAATTTTTACTTATATCCTGAAGCAGCACCTATAACAGTTGCTAATTTCATAAATCTCGCTAAAAGAGGTTATTATGATAATACAAAATTTACTCGTGCAGTTGAAAATTTTGTAATTCAAGGTGGAGATCCTACAGGAACCGGCTATGGAGGACCGGGATATACAATTCCTGATGAAATAGTAAATTGGCTAGATTTTTATCAACAAGGTATGCTTGCAATGGCAAATGCAGGACCTAATACTGGCGGTTCTCAATTTTTCTTTACTTATTATCCTGCTGAATGGCTGAATGGTATTCATACAATTTTTGGTGAAGTAAAATCTGAAGCTGACTTTTTAAAAATAAAAAAATTAGAATTAGGTGATGTTATAAAAGAAATTAGGTTTTCAAAGAATGCTGATTTAATACTTTCTTTAAATAAACATTTTATAGAAGAATGGAATAATATTTTAGATCAAACTTATCCTAATTTAAGAAAATATCCGATAAAAGATGCTACATTTGAAGAGGAACAAGCATATAAAGAGGAATTGGAAAGAATATATACTAGAAAATTAGATGATAAAAAACAAAATTCTTTTGAATATCCTACTACAAAAGCAATTAGAGGAATTTTTAATAAATTGGGAAATTATACACCTAAAGAATCAGTTATAAGTGAATAA
- a CDS encoding ABC transporter permease, which yields MSNKLDKRKTSFILFVLTILFFYIPLLVLIIYSFNEGKGMVWKGFSLRWYRELFTHSDNIWKAFKYSILIAILSSLVSTIIGTLGAIALKWHNFKGKNYLKNLSVLPLVVPDIIIGVSLLIMFATIKFKLGLSTIFIAHTTFNIPYVLFIILSRLDEFDYSIVEAANDLGATSRQALTKVILPMLFPAIISAFLMALTLSFDDFVITFFVSGPGSSTLPLRIYSMIRLGVSPVINALSVLLIVISVILTLSTKKLQKNFIK from the coding sequence ATGTCAAATAAATTAGATAAGAGAAAAACATCCTTTATTTTATTTGTGTTAACTATATTGTTTTTTTACATACCACTTTTAGTATTAATTATTTATTCATTTAATGAAGGAAAGGGAATGGTTTGGAAAGGATTTTCATTAAGATGGTATAGAGAATTATTTACTCATTCTGATAATATATGGAAGGCATTTAAATATAGTATCCTCATTGCTATTTTATCCTCTTTAGTTTCTACAATAATAGGAACTTTAGGTGCTATAGCTCTTAAATGGCATAATTTTAAAGGTAAAAACTATCTGAAAAATTTATCTGTTTTACCTCTCGTTGTTCCTGATATTATAATTGGAGTTTCACTTCTTATAATGTTTGCTACAATAAAATTTAAATTGGGGCTCAGTACCATTTTTATTGCTCATACTACATTTAATATTCCTTATGTATTATTTATAATTTTATCCAGACTTGATGAATTTGATTATTCCATCGTTGAAGCAGCTAATGACCTAGGTGCAACAAGCAGACAAGCATTAACAAAAGTTATATTGCCAATGCTTTTTCCAGCTATTATTTCTGCTTTTTTAATGGCTTTAACTCTTTCTTTTGATGATTTTGTTATTACATTTTTCGTTTCTGGACCAGGTTCATCAACTCTGCCACTTAGAATATATTCTATGATAAGGCTTGGAGTTTCTCCTGTTATAAATGCCTTATCTGTTTTATTAATAGTTATTTCTGTAATTCTAACTCTTTCAACAAAGAAATTGCAAAAAAACTTTATAAAATAA
- a CDS encoding ABC transporter permease, producing the protein MKTKQGLSYSLPINIWLTVFFMLPMLIILSYSFLKKGTYGGVEFKLSFETFKIFTDKVFLTILLNTIYISILITIFTVLLAIPVAYYIARSKYKQELLFLIIIPFWTNFLVRIYAWIALLGNNGFINHLLMSLKIINSPIKMLYNVPVVILISVYTSLPFAILPLYAVVEKFDFSLLNAARDLGATRFQAFRKVFIPNIKSGIITSIVFTLIPSLGSYAVPKLVGGTNSLMLGNVIAQHLTITRNWPLASTISGALIVITSLVVWIFTKYEKQNSKVGVANVK; encoded by the coding sequence ATGAAGACTAAACAAGGCTTAAGCTATTCACTTCCCATAAACATTTGGCTAACTGTTTTTTTTATGTTGCCTATGTTAATTATTCTTTCATACTCTTTTTTAAAAAAAGGCACTTATGGAGGAGTGGAGTTTAAACTTTCTTTTGAAACTTTCAAAATTTTTACTGATAAGGTTTTTTTAACAATATTATTGAATACAATTTATATTTCTATTTTAATAACAATATTTACTGTTTTACTTGCTATACCTGTTGCTTATTATATAGCCAGATCTAAATACAAACAGGAATTATTATTTTTAATAATTATTCCTTTCTGGACGAATTTCTTAGTTAGAATTTATGCTTGGATAGCACTTCTTGGAAACAATGGTTTTATTAATCATTTACTTATGAGCTTAAAAATTATAAACAGTCCAATAAAAATGTTATATAATGTGCCGGTAGTAATATTGATTTCAGTATATACAAGCTTACCTTTTGCTATTTTACCCTTATATGCTGTGGTAGAAAAATTTGATTTTTCATTATTAAATGCAGCAAGAGATTTAGGAGCAACTAGGTTTCAAGCATTTAGGAAAGTTTTTATTCCAAATATAAAGTCAGGAATTATAACTTCTATTGTTTTTACTCTTATTCCATCTTTAGGGTCTTATGCTGTCCCAAAATTAGTTGGTGGAACTAATTCATTAATGTTGGGAAATGTTATAGCACAACATCTTACTATCACAAGAAATTGGCCTTTAGCATCCACAATATCTGGAGCACTAATAGTTATAACCAGTTTAGTAGTCTGGATATTTACAAAATATGAAAAACAAAATTCTAAAGTAGGTGTTGCAAATGTCAAATAA